In the Aptenodytes patagonicus chromosome 5, bAptPat1.pri.cur, whole genome shotgun sequence genome, AACAGGCAGGTGATGAGGTAAGGGGAAGTTTTGGGCAGGAAGCAGGTTTTGGGATCTGTCAGCCCCAAGGAGCCAGGAGAGCCCTGTGCCGGCTGCAGTCCTGAGCACAGTCAGTCTGTCCTGCAGTGGGGCTCAGATCTGAGCAGTCGGGTGGTAGGACAGAGTCTGAGGCAAGTGGCACTCTGGTAAGTTTGAGGCTTTGCCTGTGGGGGATTTTGTGGTGGGTCTGGTGATGGAGAGGATCCTGGCTCGGAAGGGTCACCTGGTGTGAGTGAGGTTTGAGATCCCTGGGGTTCAGGAGCGCAGTGAGTTTGGAGATGAGGGTTGCGTGACTTAGGGACTACAGTGGATTTAGAGGCATTGGTATTCTGGGTCTGGTTGGGGTTGGTTTGGGGGGGCAGAATTTGCGTGGCGGAGCTGGACTGAAACCTGGTGCATCTCCTTTGTCCCAACTTCCCAGGGGCTGCACAAACTACATTAACCTGGGCTCCTTCCTCATCAAGCCAGTGCAAAGGGTGATGCGGTACCCACTGCTGCTGATGGAGCTGCTGAGTGCCACCCCCGAGGCTCACCCTGACAAGGCACCGCTCACAGCTGCTGTCCTTGCCGTCAAAGAAATCAACGTCAACATCAACGAATACAAGCGCCGGAAGGACCTGGGTGAGTAGGTGGGTAGtgctggggagagagagacaggagCGGGTGTGTTGAGGTTGGCATCTGTCAGCTCCTGAGCCTTAGCTGGCAACCACAGTCATGGAGGGAATCTGCTCCCAAAGTCTGTGCCCTCACAGAAGGGCAGTAGAagagttgcatttaaaaaatttgaGCATAAGATACAATACTTAAAGTAACATAGTATACATCTGACTTTAGCTGTTTCTTGTGATATAGATATGAAATGTATGCAGTTGCTGATCACATGgctattaaatgaaaacaaaaataattctaagacaaaaaatatatatttaaaattaaaaaatggaattttaaacaACACAAGTAGGGAATTAATCTGCTAGGGCAGCCTCTGTCTTACTGAGATTTGGAGACTAAGTTTGAAGGTATATCTGTAGACAGGACAGAATCGCAGAGGCGCTGGCTGCAAAGGGCCCTCTGGGGTCTCCTGTCCAacctcctgcttggagcaggactgTCCCCAACGTTGGCTCTGATCAGCCATCGCTCCCTCCAGCCGATTCTCACTGacccccaaggatggagatttcacagcctctctgctttcctgtgccagggctgcaccACCTTCATGGTGAAGCTGTGCTCCCTGATCCACCCTGAAGCTCCCAAGCTGCCATCTGTGGCCGCTGCCCCTCCTTGTATTGCCTGGCACTGCTCAGAGGAGTTTGGCCCCATCACCTTTGTAGCTGCCCTTCAAGTAGCTGCCGGGTGTGAGCAGATCCCCCTCCGCCTCCTCCCAGCCAGGCTGAGCCCGCCCGGCTCCCCCAGCTCTTCTTGTGGGGCCTGAGCTCTCCCTGTGGGTCAGGGGCTCTGGTTCTCCCACATCTCTTTTGATCTGGGGGCACCAAAACTGGACACGGTATCCAAGTGCAGCCTCTCTGGGACTGAACAGAGGGAGAAAACTATTCCGTTTGACCTGCCGACCACCCTCCCTGTTTTCCCCTGGAAGCCCCTGACTCATGCAAGTCTTACACTTCACTCTTCCCACATAGCCCTACTGAAGCTGAGGTGACATGGGCTGCCTGTAATGATTGCTCATATTTGCTAAAGAAGCAATATGAATACCTTCTGTATGTCCAGTGATTATTTTATATCATCTCCTATGTCATCTTATGCTAACGCTATGCATAATCCTGTGGAAGAGTTTGAATGGTGGGTCTACAAACTGCAGGGCATGTTGAGAGCCAAATAGGGGATTACAGGTGGCACAGTGCTGGATTCAAGACgaggtatggtatggtatggtatggtatggtatggtatggtatggtatggtatggtatggtatggtatggtatggtatggtatggtatgtgGGGTACTTGGGACTGCAGAGGCTTAGGGAAGGGGAGAGCCAGCACGGCAATTGTTGATGAGGCACTGTAAGACATAGGCATTGTGCTGACAAGGGTTCTGATTTCTACATCATTCTCTTCAGTGCTAAAGTACCGGAAAGGGGATGAGGATAGCCTCATGGAGAAGATCTCCAAGCTCAACTTCCACTCTATCATCAAGAAATCCAACCGTGTGAGCAGCCACCTCAAGCATCTCACAGGCTTTGCACCCCAGGTAACGTGCATCAGCTGCCAGGTGCACTTACACCCTGTGGTGGTTCTGCAGTGGTATCTGCTGTCCGTCCCACACACCTTCCCCGATGAGTAGCTCTGATCCAGGCCAGCAAGGCAGAGTGAGCTTAGGGTCTGAACTACCCATCTCTGCTGTCCGGCTTGTGGGCAGGAGGCCCCGCATCTTGCACTCTGGGAGGTGCTGGAGTCCTGCATTGCCTCCCTTGAGACATTTTCTCTCACAGCTGAAGGATGAAGCCTttgaagagacagagaaaaattTCCGGATGCAGGAGCGGCTGATCAAGTCCTTCATCCGGGACCTTTCCCTCTACCTGCAGCACGTTCGGGTGAGTCAGTCTGGGTGTGATGCCTAACCTGTGGGTCTCGCCGTGCactgcccctcctgcctgcatgGTGTGTACCTGCAGTGCCTCTGGCCAGTGCTCCTGCCCTCAGCCCTCCCGGGGGGGTGGTCTCTGAGGGTCTGGGCTGCCCTGGGAGGCCTCTTCTCCTGGGCAGCAAGCATGGCTATGCTGACTGTGTGTCCCCGGTGCAGGAGTCGGCTTGCATGAAGGCGCTGGCAGCAGTGAGCATGTGGGACCTGTGCACGGAGAAGGGCAGTGGGGACTTGGACCAGTTCCAGAAAGTGAATCGGCTCATCAGCGACCAGCTCTTCTCCAACTTCGTGAGTGATGCTGTGCTCTCGCGTGCTGGGGGCACCCCTCTGGGGCCCTCCCTGGGGGCCTGCTGCAGATGGGCAgcccctgggaggctgcagggagggtAACACAGCCTGGGAGAGGTGTGAGCACTCCTGTTCAGCTCTTCCCTCCTGAGAGCTTTGATGCCTGTGGGTTTATGATGTGTAGTGAGCATGCCTATTAGATACACATTTTTTCAGCCCTACCTGAAATGTTACAGCTCTGTGAGAGTTGTTCAGGTACTTCCCATAGTGTTGCCCACGCTGGCACATTTATGTAAAACTATAGAATAATtcctgttggaagggacctctggagctctGGTGGGTGCCGTCGGGAAGGTGGACTCTATGCTGTCCTGGGGAGGTTGTGTGCTGGAGGGTGAGCTGCTGGTGTTCACCACACGGTGGGAGAGTGCACCTTGTCTCACTTGCTTTCTGCATCTCTGCCCACCAGAAAGAGCGGACGGAGCGGCTGGTGAGCTCACCCCTGAACCAGCTGCTGAGCATGTTTGCAGGGCCCCACAAGCTGGTGCAGAAACGCTTCGACAAACTCCTTGACTTCCACAACTGCACAGAGCGAGCGGAGAAGCTGAAGGACAAGCGAATGCTGGAGGAGCTGCAGTCAGCCCGCAACAACTACGAGGCCCTCAATGCCCAGCTGCTGGACGAGCTGCCCAAGTTCCTGCGCTTTGCCAAGGAGCTGTTTGCCGGCTGTGTGCGGGGCTATGCTGAGGCGCACTGCGACTTTGTGCGCCTGGCCCTGGAGGAGCTGAGACCCCTGTTGTCGGTGGGTTCCTGGAGCACAGCCAGCGCTCTGGGCTCACTGCAGCGCTAATCTCTGCGCAGGGCTTGTCCCTGAGCCTCTCTGGGACCCGTCCCATTGCgggggaagctgctgctgctgcagttttgggCCCCGAGTACCTTGGGGAGGGGTCCTGTGGGATGCTGTCAGAGAAGGGATTGCGGGGTCATGATCCAATTGTGCATAGAGATGGTGAAGGCTCTGGCTGCTCCTGGAGCAGTGGCAGGAGAGCATTCACCTGGAACAATCTCAGGTCATGAGTTTGGGGACCATGCAGAGCTGGGTCCAGACAGGACTGCAAATCTGGGCCTGATGCAAGTCACTGGCAGGACTCAGAGCCCTGCTTGGCCTGGGAGCTGGCATGGTCTCTGCTGTAGCTTTTGGCCACTTTTCCCAGCAGCTGTCACCTAACCATGACCCCCAACCCTGCTCTGGTTCCAGTTGCTGAAGGTGTCCAGCAGGGAGGGGAACCTCATTGCCATCTTCCAGGATGAGCACAGTCGagtcctccagcagctccaggccTTCACCTTCTTCCCAGAGTCTCAGGCAGCTCCCAAGAAGCCTTTTGAGAGGAAGAGCGTGGAGCGGCAGTCTGCCCGGCGGCAGCCCCTTGTTGGCTTGGTGAGTTCCCTCTGCCCTGTGTCAGGGCTTGCAGAGCCTGGGACAATCACTCACACCTGCCTTGTTCCTCTGCAGCCTAGCTACCTCCTGCAGTCGGATGACATCCGAGCTGCCCTCCTGGCCCGCTATCCCCCAGACAGTCTCTTCCAGGCGGACCGCAATTTCAATGCTGCCCAAGACCTGGATGTCTCACTGCTGGAAGGAGACATTGTGGGTGTTATCAAGAAGAAGGACCCCATGGGCAGCCAGAATCGCTGGCTCATAGACAACGGGGGTAGgtggctgctccctgcccttggCGCCTGCTGTGAGTCCCCTCCTCtggtccccctgcaccccagtcTGAGCTcgcttcctctccctctctgcagtGACCAAGGGCTTTGTGTACAGCTCCTTTCTTAAGCCCTACAACCCGCGCCGCAGCCAGTCAGACGTCTCTGTGGGCAGCCACTCTTCCAACGAGTCTGAGCacagcagctcctctccccagagcAACGCCACACTGACCTTCAGTCCCAGCGGGGCGGCCGTCACCTTCACTCAGAAACCCCTGCAGGACGTGGCCTCCGCAGCAGACCCGTACcagtc is a window encoding:
- the DNMBP gene encoding dynamin-binding protein isoform X3 — its product is MDHSSLDRGCEAPAFVVWSSGDGSVSLGSGTCYTQSKMQDMDYDGHGELEGAAPGPRMPARSSGGAERSRVRTGRPDWSQVWEQEAEEANRVGSVLQRNSFYRRTAPSALRHSEFVQTRKEKREMTLLSTQTPSLETSSAATESPEQRMLEKRSKVIEELLQTERDYIRDLEMCVERIMVPLQQAQMQNIDFEGLFGNIHVLISFSKQLLSTLEASDAIGPVFLAQRAELESIYKVYCQNHDEAIALLETYEKDEKMQKLLLDLLDSLRSLYSEWGCTNYINLGSFLIKPVQRVMRYPLLLMELLSATPEAHPDKAPLTAAVLAVKEINVNINEYKRRKDLVLKYRKGDEDSLMEKISKLNFHSIIKKSNRVSSHLKHLTGFAPQLKDEAFEETEKNFRMQERLIKSFIRDLSLYLQHVRESACMKALAAVSMWDLCTEKGSGDLDQFQKVNRLISDQLFSNFKERTERLVSSPLNQLLSMFAGPHKLVQKRFDKLLDFHNCTERAEKLKDKRMLEELQSARNNYEALNAQLLDELPKFLRFAKELFAGCVRGYAEAHCDFVRLALEELRPLLSLLKVSSREGNLIAIFQDEHSRVLQQLQAFTFFPESQAAPKKPFERKSVERQSARRQPLVGLPSYLLQSDDIRAALLARYPPDSLFQADRNFNAAQDLDVSLLEGDIVGVIKKKDPMGSQNRWLIDNGVTKGFVYSSFLKPYNPRRSQSDVSVGSHSSNESEHSSSSPQSNATLTFSPSGAAVTFTQKPLQDVASAADPYQSPQPPSEMDSPSLPQLGSGDSTAPLEAGTVTSQRRYSRPELGCSPSARNGHPAKAHLRPAPSVEDRDSGLESSESEGNQVYYALYTFKGRNTNELSVSANQRLRILQFEDITGNREWWLAEAHGKQGYVPSSYIRKTEYT
- the DNMBP gene encoding dynamin-binding protein isoform X4, which translates into the protein MTLLSTQTPSLETSSAATESPEQRMLEKRSKVIEELLQTERDYIRDLEMCVERIMVPLQQAQMQNIDFEGLFGNIHVLISFSKQLLSTLEASDAIGPVFLAQRAELESIYKVYCQNHDEAIALLETYEKDEKMQKLLLDLLDSLRSLYSEWGCTNYINLGSFLIKPVQRVMRYPLLLMELLSATPEAHPDKAPLTAAVLAVKEINVNINEYKRRKDLVLKYRKGDEDSLMEKISKLNFHSIIKKSNRVSSHLKHLTGFAPQLKDEAFEETEKNFRMQERLIKSFIRDLSLYLQHVRESACMKALAAVSMWDLCTEKGSGDLDQFQKVNRLISDQLFSNFKERTERLVSSPLNQLLSMFAGPHKLVQKRFDKLLDFHNCTERAEKLKDKRMLEELQSARNNYEALNAQLLDELPKFLRFAKELFAGCVRGYAEAHCDFVRLALEELRPLLSLLKVSSREGNLIAIFQDEHSRVLQQLQAFTFFPESQAAPKKPFERKSVERQSARRQPLVGLPSYLLQSDDIRAALLARYPPDSLFQADRNFNAAQDLDVSLLEGDIVGVIKKKDPMGSQNRWLIDNGVTKGFVYSSFLKPYNPRRSQSDVSVGSHSSNESEHSSSSPQSNATLTFSPSGAAVTFTQKPLQDVASAADPYQSPQPPSEMDSPSLPQLGSGDSTAPLEAGTVTSQRRYSRPELGCSPSARNGHPAKAHLRPAPSVEDRDSGLESSESEGNQVYYALYTFKGRNTNELSVSANQRLRILQFEDITGNREWWLAEAHGKQGYVPSSYIRKTEYT